From a single Planococcus shenhongbingii genomic region:
- a CDS encoding ABC transporter ATP-binding protein has translation MIEVQDVSKKYVDFTALHSIDLKIKTGEFIAVLGPSGCGKTTLLKLLAGFMGPTTGNIVMDGTLMATAKRVTPPEKRNIGMVFQSFALWPHMTVADHIKFPLDHHPNRKKESKAELQSRINDVLGLVGLDAFAARYPSELSGGQKQRVALARAIAPLPNLLLMDEPFSALDVELRMEMRKEIQKLHWETGASIVFVTHDQSEALAIADKIVVMNDGRIEQIAPPEIIYTRPETPFVATFVGKCNLIKGQWKKEGFVPEIDPGSIWPDRGVARSFKADGIYPVRPEQLQLSPAKKNGLHGRVTFFQYQGHEIHYTVEVAGGIWTVHEPVYLPRFHAGDAVEVSLKAGAGQGRDLVSAAR, from the coding sequence ATGATTGAAGTTCAAGACGTTTCAAAGAAATACGTAGATTTTACGGCGCTCCATTCGATCGATTTGAAAATTAAAACCGGGGAATTTATCGCGGTGCTCGGCCCTTCCGGCTGCGGCAAAACCACGCTTTTGAAATTGCTCGCAGGATTCATGGGGCCGACAACAGGAAACATCGTCATGGATGGCACTCTTATGGCCACGGCAAAACGAGTCACGCCACCCGAAAAACGCAATATCGGGATGGTGTTCCAGTCATTTGCCTTATGGCCGCATATGACGGTCGCGGACCATATCAAGTTTCCGCTCGACCACCATCCAAACCGGAAAAAAGAAAGCAAAGCCGAACTGCAGTCCAGAATCAATGACGTGCTCGGGCTTGTCGGACTGGATGCTTTTGCAGCACGCTATCCATCGGAACTGTCTGGCGGGCAGAAACAGCGGGTGGCTTTGGCGCGGGCGATTGCACCGCTGCCGAATCTGTTGTTGATGGATGAGCCATTCAGTGCGCTTGATGTGGAGCTGCGGATGGAGATGCGGAAAGAAATTCAGAAGCTGCATTGGGAAACAGGGGCTTCCATTGTTTTTGTCACACACGACCAAAGCGAAGCGCTTGCCATCGCAGATAAAATCGTGGTGATGAACGATGGCCGCATCGAACAAATTGCGCCGCCGGAAATCATCTACACGCGCCCTGAAACTCCATTTGTTGCGACGTTCGTAGGGAAATGCAATTTGATCAAAGGGCAGTGGAAAAAAGAAGGGTTTGTGCCGGAAATCGACCCTGGCAGCATTTGGCCGGATCGTGGTGTGGCACGCAGCTTTAAAGCGGACGGCATCTACCCGGTACGGCCGGAACAATTGCAATTATCTCCAGCGAAAAAGAACGGACTTCATGGACGCGTCACATTTTTCCAGTATCAAGGGCATGAAATCCACTATACCGTGGAAGTGGCAGGAGGCATATGGACAGTGCACGAGCCGGTGTATTTGCCGCGATTTCATGCCGGAGATGCGGTGGAAGTTTCGCTGAAGGCGGGCGCAGGGCAGGGAAGAGATCTTGTTTCTGCTGCGAGATGA
- a CDS encoding DUF2798 domain-containing protein → MHQEKRLPRNGKEGLLYGALISTMTVLFMTTFSIIYFAGEFNGEIAFSILKTLPIMWIIVMIIEPAIFGRIAEALTAKFTKPTDSFNSKILFRILFTVLGMSAAMTLIGDIVGNGFHPELFSSWLQYWPRNFIIVLAAESLVIQPIARFAMVKLHEAQDKKAGLAATPQVQN, encoded by the coding sequence ATGCACCAAGAAAAAAGACTGCCGAGAAACGGAAAAGAGGGCCTATTATATGGCGCGCTCATTTCCACTATGACTGTTTTGTTCATGACTACATTCAGCATCATTTACTTTGCCGGAGAATTTAATGGCGAGATTGCTTTCAGCATATTAAAAACATTGCCGATCATGTGGATAATCGTCATGATTATTGAACCCGCTATTTTCGGCCGCATCGCAGAGGCATTAACCGCAAAGTTCACCAAACCGACTGACAGCTTCAACTCGAAAATCCTATTCCGTATTCTTTTCACCGTACTCGGAATGTCCGCCGCTATGACGTTGATCGGCGACATTGTCGGCAACGGTTTCCATCCTGAACTTTTCAGCAGCTGGCTGCAGTACTGGCCGCGCAACTTTATCATCGTGCTCGCTGCAGAAAGCCTAGTGATCCAGCCGATTGCGCGTTTCGCCATGGTGAAACTGCATGAAGCACAGGATAAAAAAGCCGGATTAGCAGCAACACCTCAAGTACAGAACTAA
- a CDS encoding pyridoxamine 5'-phosphate oxidase family protein, which yields MADKSTQEAIEKVKELIKDIEVAMFTTISNGKAVSRPMQTQETEFDGDLWFMTMKDTAKYQEILRNPTVNLAYSGKSYVSISGTAEISEDLEKKKEFWNPILGKLLETTYDDPNVVLIKVSAETAEYWETGNKLKSAAKFVKKLTTKETMDEDSDLNETVEFDRLYGSDN from the coding sequence ATGGCAGACAAATCAACCCAAGAAGCAATTGAGAAAGTCAAGGAGTTGATCAAGGACATTGAGGTAGCGATGTTCACGACAATATCAAACGGCAAAGCGGTATCACGTCCGATGCAGACCCAGGAAACGGAATTCGACGGAGATTTGTGGTTTATGACCATGAAAGATACAGCAAAATACCAGGAAATCCTCCGAAATCCTACAGTCAACTTAGCCTATTCCGGCAAGTCTTATGTATCAATCAGCGGAACCGCAGAAATCAGCGAAGATCTGGAGAAGAAAAAAGAATTCTGGAATCCGATCCTCGGTAAATTACTGGAAACGACTTATGATGATCCAAATGTAGTGCTCATTAAAGTATCAGCGGAGACAGCCGAGTACTGGGAGACAGGAAATAAATTAAAGAGCGCCGCAAAGTTTGTTAAAAAGCTCACGACTAAGGAAACCATGGATGAAGACAGTGATTTGAACGAAACCGTCGAATTCGACCGTCTATATGGCAGTGACAATTAA
- a CDS encoding Abi family protein, with protein sequence MRMMKVFASHDEQIKILQERGLSVPDKAAAKRILSRENYYALIDAYKEPFLQKDERLNPYRLERYIEGTEFGHVYALYRFDRELRMLMLNELLKFEKNIKSKIAYRFSEKFKETDSFLEPENYSPDSRHHHERDRIISTLANLIKSHKKRDRVRYPAIREFFDKHRNVPLWVLANFLSLGQITNFYTVIDEELRERIARDFAEEYSEEYSPIRLKASEIDAILVVAFPYRNKSAHEEVLYRFRLAHPVELGRAEELMAMPKGSLSKGTVSSMVNLLKLVLAREEYEVFSKELERLVDELEGAVMEQAFERVMNDTGFSHEFRNPKKMT encoded by the coding sequence ATGAGAATGATGAAAGTCTTTGCGTCACATGATGAACAGATTAAAATCCTTCAGGAGCGGGGATTGAGCGTGCCGGATAAAGCGGCTGCCAAACGGATTTTGTCGCGCGAGAATTATTATGCGTTGATTGATGCTTATAAAGAGCCGTTTCTCCAAAAGGATGAACGGCTTAATCCGTATCGCCTGGAACGATACATAGAAGGTACAGAGTTCGGCCATGTCTATGCGTTGTACCGCTTTGACCGGGAATTGCGGATGCTGATGCTGAACGAGCTCTTGAAGTTCGAGAAAAACATCAAATCAAAAATAGCGTACCGTTTCTCAGAAAAGTTCAAGGAGACCGACAGCTTTCTCGAACCGGAAAATTACAGTCCCGACAGCAGGCATCATCACGAGCGGGACCGCATCATTTCGACGCTCGCCAATCTTATCAAAAGCCACAAAAAGCGAGACCGTGTGAGATACCCCGCCATCCGAGAATTTTTCGACAAGCACCGGAATGTGCCGCTATGGGTGCTCGCCAATTTCTTATCGCTTGGCCAAATCACCAATTTCTACACGGTAATCGATGAAGAGCTGCGGGAACGGATTGCCCGGGATTTTGCCGAAGAGTACAGCGAAGAATACAGCCCGATCCGTTTGAAAGCAAGTGAAATTGATGCGATTCTTGTTGTCGCTTTCCCGTACCGCAATAAATCTGCGCATGAGGAAGTGCTGTACCGCTTCCGGCTCGCGCATCCGGTGGAACTCGGCAGGGCAGAAGAATTGATGGCGATGCCAAAAGGAAGCCTCAGTAAGGGGACAGTGTCTTCTATGGTGAATTTGCTGAAGCTGGTGCTTGCGCGAGAAGAATATGAAGTGTTTTCGAAAGAGCTGGAACGGCTGGTGGATGAGCTCGAAGGGGCTGTCATGGAGCAGGCTTTTGAAAGGGTCATGAATGATACAGGATTTTCTCATGAATTTAGAAATCCGAAGAAAATGACATGA
- the gabP gene encoding GABA permease, whose translation MTQQQLNPDLKIRHISMISIAGVIGAGLFIGSGAVINSTGPGAVLSYALAGTLVVLVMRMLGEMSAANPTSGSFATYANESIGQWAGFTIGWLYWFFWVVVIAIEAIAGAAIMQYWLPDFPLWLMALILTIALTLTNLFSVKSFGEFEYWFSLIKVVSITLFLILGLCVVFGWYPGVDSPGTVNLLGSGGFMPTGFGSVLLGITVVIFSFMGTEIVTIAAGESDHPAKAVRIATNSVIWRILVFYIGSIALVVTLLPWNSANVLVSPFVAVLDHIGIPAAAQIMNFVVLTAVLSCLNSALYANSRMLYGMAQKGDAPKAFLKLSKKGVPIRAILFSTVFSYIAVIFSYISPDKIFLFLINSSGAVALLVYLVIAFSHLRMRRKFERENPEALQIKMWLFPYLTYATIFAISGIYIAMLFIESLRVQVVLTSLIAGFTVASYFIFIRKKNMINKMDENALQKSADTTRI comes from the coding sequence ATGACGCAACAACAATTGAATCCGGACTTAAAAATCCGGCATATCAGCATGATTTCAATTGCAGGAGTAATTGGAGCCGGGCTGTTTATCGGAAGTGGAGCGGTCATCAACTCGACAGGCCCAGGTGCAGTCTTGTCGTATGCACTGGCTGGAACTCTTGTCGTACTGGTAATGCGAATGCTCGGTGAAATGTCGGCAGCTAATCCGACAAGCGGTTCTTTTGCGACTTATGCCAACGAATCAATCGGCCAATGGGCCGGATTTACGATTGGCTGGCTGTACTGGTTTTTCTGGGTAGTTGTCATTGCCATCGAGGCAATTGCAGGCGCAGCCATTATGCAATACTGGCTTCCGGATTTTCCGCTTTGGCTTATGGCATTGATTTTAACAATTGCATTGACGTTAACGAACTTATTTTCCGTTAAGTCATTCGGCGAATTTGAGTATTGGTTTTCACTTATCAAAGTGGTCAGCATTACCTTATTCCTCATTCTTGGCCTATGTGTTGTTTTCGGATGGTATCCGGGTGTAGATTCTCCTGGAACTGTGAATTTACTGGGAAGCGGAGGCTTCATGCCAACAGGCTTCGGTTCTGTATTACTCGGCATTACAGTGGTCATCTTCTCATTCATGGGAACTGAAATTGTCACCATTGCAGCCGGGGAATCCGACCATCCTGCCAAGGCAGTCCGGATTGCGACGAACAGTGTCATCTGGCGTATTTTAGTGTTCTATATCGGTTCCATTGCGCTGGTTGTCACTTTGCTGCCCTGGAACTCAGCCAACGTACTGGTCAGCCCGTTTGTAGCCGTTCTTGACCATATCGGCATTCCCGCTGCAGCGCAAATCATGAACTTTGTTGTATTGACGGCTGTGCTGTCCTGCTTGAATTCTGCGTTGTATGCAAATTCACGGATGCTGTACGGAATGGCGCAAAAAGGCGATGCACCGAAAGCCTTTTTAAAACTCAGCAAAAAAGGCGTCCCTATCCGCGCTATTCTGTTCAGCACTGTATTTTCGTATATTGCAGTCATCTTCAGTTATATTTCACCAGATAAGATTTTCCTGTTCTTGATCAACTCATCTGGTGCAGTCGCTCTATTAGTTTATCTGGTTATTGCATTTTCCCATTTGCGTATGCGCCGCAAGTTCGAGCGGGAAAATCCGGAAGCCCTGCAAATCAAGATGTGGCTTTTCCCTTACTTGACTTATGCCACCATCTTCGCCATTTCTGGAATCTATATCGCCATGCTGTTTATCGAATCGCTTCGCGTACAAGTTGTGCTTACTTCATTGATCGCCGGCTTTACTGTAGCATCGTACTTCATTTTCATCCGAAAGAAGAATATGATCAATAAAATGGATGAAAATGCTCTGCAAAAATCAGCGGACACTACACGTATCTGA
- a CDS encoding PucR family transcriptional regulator: MEKLKLTIKEVLERKSFANARLIAGKEGLDRQVKWSHILEVKELDTLINGGELIFTTGVGLQLDLQTQLKYVKRLIDEEVAGICIEMGPYFKEIPQELIELADRCAFPVIIFDKTTRFVDITQDLHTFIINQHHQMLSQLDALSRKFNSLSLTHNGILKILQELHQFFQQRAIFITDNEKPYFFPSDSKVWEKEIRTQLEQSPDEYIEQRLLTFEGITFAVMPVEGLGQVLGHLCLQLDQSRPEEFSFLILDRASLAIAQILLRHRTIEERKQNNEDEFVRNLVNGRTVELDDFQAFLPPPSRNTYYRVFTISTKSTDAEFQQSDWEEIKLQRLMSVRALFKRAGFFPALSCSKSEIVAIASFISAEHLKNEANRSLQVIRQITDMKGLHFIDGKNCACGVSSVYQDVEKAKKAYEEAGKAARMMHSGIVESPLYENLGIYKLLLEFEDSGFLKSYAESYLAPVFEYDQKMDSNLFATLAAYLESNGSKKETADRLFVVRQTLYLRLEKLETLLGKDFMAPAKRLALESAVMAIRLLDAK, encoded by the coding sequence ATGGAAAAGCTGAAATTGACGATTAAAGAAGTGCTCGAAAGAAAAAGTTTTGCCAATGCCCGCTTGATTGCCGGCAAAGAAGGACTCGACCGGCAAGTAAAGTGGTCACACATTCTGGAAGTAAAGGAACTTGATACTTTAATTAACGGCGGCGAACTGATTTTCACGACTGGCGTCGGCTTGCAATTAGATCTTCAGACGCAGCTGAAATATGTTAAAAGACTGATTGATGAGGAAGTTGCCGGCATCTGTATAGAAATGGGTCCTTATTTCAAAGAAATTCCGCAAGAACTCATTGAACTGGCAGACCGTTGCGCTTTTCCGGTTATCATTTTTGATAAGACCACCCGCTTTGTCGACATCACACAGGATCTGCATACTTTCATCATCAATCAGCACCATCAGATGCTTTCCCAGCTGGACGCATTGTCCAGAAAGTTCAATTCACTTTCCCTGACACATAATGGAATTCTAAAAATCTTACAGGAACTGCATCAATTTTTTCAGCAGCGCGCCATTTTTATCACAGACAATGAAAAACCTTATTTCTTCCCTTCTGACAGTAAAGTGTGGGAAAAAGAAATCCGTACTCAGCTGGAACAGTCGCCGGATGAATACATAGAACAACGTTTGCTGACATTTGAAGGCATTACTTTTGCCGTTATGCCAGTAGAAGGACTTGGACAAGTGCTCGGCCATTTGTGCTTGCAGCTCGATCAGTCTCGGCCTGAAGAATTTTCTTTTCTCATATTAGACAGAGCCTCCCTTGCCATTGCACAGATTTTGCTTCGCCATCGAACTATTGAAGAACGCAAACAAAATAATGAAGATGAGTTTGTCCGCAATTTGGTTAATGGCAGAACAGTTGAGCTGGATGATTTCCAAGCCTTTCTGCCGCCGCCAAGCCGCAATACCTATTACCGGGTCTTTACGATTTCTACCAAATCCACCGATGCGGAATTTCAGCAAAGCGATTGGGAAGAAATCAAATTACAGAGACTGATGAGTGTACGGGCGCTTTTCAAGCGGGCCGGATTTTTCCCTGCCCTGTCCTGCAGCAAAAGCGAGATTGTGGCCATCGCTTCCTTTATTTCCGCTGAACATTTAAAAAACGAAGCCAACCGGTCTTTACAAGTCATCCGGCAAATCACTGATATGAAAGGCCTCCATTTTATTGATGGAAAGAATTGCGCTTGCGGGGTCAGTTCAGTTTACCAGGATGTCGAAAAAGCAAAAAAAGCTTATGAAGAAGCTGGCAAAGCCGCCCGAATGATGCATAGCGGAATTGTAGAATCTCCTTTGTATGAAAATCTGGGCATTTACAAACTTTTACTGGAGTTTGAAGACAGCGGTTTTTTAAAATCTTACGCTGAAAGTTACCTGGCGCCTGTCTTTGAATACGATCAGAAAATGGACAGCAACTTATTTGCAACTTTAGCCGCTTACCTGGAGTCCAACGGCTCGAAAAAAGAAACAGCCGACCGCCTCTTTGTTGTCCGCCAAACGCTTTATCTGCGGTTGGAAAAACTGGAGACGCTGCTTGGCAAAGATTTTATGGCTCCCGCTAAACGGCTGGCTCTTGAAAGTGCAGTAATGGCTATCCGCCTTTTGGACGCTAAATAA